Proteins co-encoded in one Medicago truncatula cultivar Jemalong A17 chromosome 8, MtrunA17r5.0-ANR, whole genome shotgun sequence genomic window:
- the LOC25502729 gene encoding F-box/kelch-repeat protein At1g26930, translated as MLEGRSCLVPRLFSGSCQAEAENNWSFMKFMPDLEIKNGKRGIDDEDEPQPRKVNRRLESCYQGEMDSVVPQIDLDDDQRKDFEPLNDCQSVENVVAFSVLFLAEKSQHSFGDELQNTQLDDGNLINSTDEPTDEQKEHHAGDSSDSSSLLPRMNRDSSITCLSRCSRSDYGSLASLNQSFRNIIRSGELYRWRRLNGIIEHWIYFSCALLEWEAYDPIRERWMHLPRMASNECFMCSDKESLAVGTELLVFGRELQSHVIYRYSLLTNSWESGMRMNFPRCLFGSASLREIAILAGGCDSDGHILDSAELYNSENQTWETLPNMIKPRKMCSGVFMDGNFYVIGGIGGRDSKLLTCGEEYNLQTRTWKEIPNMSPGRSARGSEMPATAEAPPLVAVVNNELYAADYADMEVKKYDKGNKVWLTIGRLPERAASMNGWGLAFRACGNRLIVIGGPRSHGEGFIELNSWVPSEGPPQWNLLARKQSGNFVYNCAVMGC; from the coding sequence ATGTTGGAAGGTCGTTCGTGCTTGGTTCCGAGGTTGTTTTCTGGTTCTTGTCAGGCAGAGGCAGAGAATAATTGGTCTTTCATGAAATTCATGCCGGATTTGGAAATAAAAAACGGAAAGCGAGGTATTGATGATGAAGACGAACCGCAGCCGAGGAAGGTTAACAGGAGACTGGAATCTTGTTATCAAGGTGAGATGGATTCTGTTGTTCCACAAATCGATCTGGATGATGATCAGAGGAAGGATTTTGAGCCATTGAATGATTGCCAAAGTGTGGAAAATGTTGTTGCTTTTTCTGTCCTGTTTTTGGCTGAAAAATCGCAGCATTCGTTCGGTGATGAACTGCAGAATACGCAGCTTGATGATGGGAATTTGATTAATTCCACTGACGAGCCGACGGATGAACAGAAGGAACATCATGCAGGGGATTCATCAGATTCAAGTTCACTTTTGCCGCGCATGAATCGGGATAGCTCGATTACCTGTCTAAGCCGCTGTTCGAGGTCCGATTATGGTTCACTTGCCTCGCTGAATCAGAGCTTCCGCAACATAATCCGGAGTGGTGAGCTCTATCGTTGGAGGAGACTGAACGGTATCATAGAGCACTGGATTTATTTTTCCTGTGCCCTCCTCGAATGGGAAGCCTATGATCCAATTCGCGAACGGTGGATGCATTTACCTAGAATGGCTTCTAACGAATGCTTCATGTGTTCGGATAAGGAGTCTTTAGCGGTAGGTACCGAACTTCTTGTGTTTGGGAGGGAGTTGCAATCCCATGTTATATACAGATACAGTCTTTTGACAAACTCGTGGGAATCTGGAATGAGGATGAATTTTCCAAGATGCTTGTTTGGTTCTGCTAGCCTCAGAGAGATTGCGATTCTAGCTGGTGGTTGTGATTCAGATGGGCATATCCTTGATTCGGCTGAGCTCTATAACTCCGAGAATCAAACATGGGAAACACTCCCAAACATGATCAAGCCCAGGAAGATGTGTTCTGGGGTATTCATGGATggaaatttttatgttatcgGGGGAATCGGTGGACGTGATTCCAAGCTTCTTACCTGCGGTGAGGAGTATAATTTACAAACTAGAACATGGAAAGAAATTCCTAATATGTCACCCGGGCGTAGTGCTAGGGGATCGGAGATGCCTGCCACAGCCGAGGCACCACCTCTAGTAGCTGTTGTAAATAATGAACTATACGCCGCTGATTATGCTGACATGGAGGTTAAAAAGTACGATAAAGGTAACAAAGTGTGGCTTACAATTGGTAGATTACCAGAGAGAGCGGCATCGATGAACGGTTGGGGTCTAGCATTTAGGGCATGTGGAAATAGGCTCATTGTTATTGGCGGACCAAGGAGTCATGGCGAGGGTTTTATTGAACTCAATTCATGGGTTCCTAGTGAAGGACCTCCACAATGGAATCTACTTGCTAGAAAACAATCCGGTAACTTTGTTTATAATTGCGCCGTGATGGGATGCTGA